The Paraburkholderia hospita DNA segment CAACTGCGAAAGTGCGGTACGACGCCATGCCAGCCGCGTATCTGGGCGCTCGCCATCAACGTGCGCGCATAGTGAGAGTCCGAGCTGCCTTCGAGCCCGTGAAACAGCACGAACAGCGGCGCATCGGCTGTGGGAGAGGCCGCGAGCGGATCGGGCACCAGCCAGTCGAGATCGATGAAATCGCCGTCCGGCGTATCCCAGCGCTCGCGCCGGTAGGTCACCTCGGGACGGCGGCCGAACAGCGCGGGAACGATGGTCTGGATGTGGCTGTTGGGAAGCCAGAGCGGGGCGCGGTAAAGCATGTCGACGGTCGCGTCGACTGACGTGCCCACGGCAACCCCAACCGCAGCCGCGGCTGCATCGAGGGCCGGTCTGGAAGAAGCTTTATTGTCGTGGGTCGTGCTCATGCCAACACCGGTATTCAGTCGAAGCGCCTGGCCGAAGTTTTCGCCGGAACTTCCGTCAAGCTGGTCTCGCGGGGCGCGTCAGTGCAGCGCGCCCTGACCATGTCTCATTTTCGCAGCAAACTGCGAGGCGGTTTCGTTCGGCATCGCACTCGCGTGAATATGCGCGATCTTCCATTCGCCGCGCTCGTGGACCATCACATAGGTCGTGAAGATCATCGCTGGCACGGCGGCCGGGTCGGCGGGCCGATGCGCTTCGGCAATCGCATAGACAACGGTGCCGAGACTGTCGTAAACGCGGATGTCGAGTGGCTCGATCGACACCGGCTGCGCTTCGAGCTGAACGGTCAGCCCCGAGCGGATCGCGTCGAGACCGTGCAGATGCGAGCCGTCGGCGCAGATACAACTGACGAATTCCTCGTCGATCCACAAGCCCATCAAACTGTCGATATTGACCTCCGCGACTGCCTGGTAATAGGCATTCAACGTGTCAGCAGCGGCTTCGAAGATGTGGGCAAAACGTGGCATGGCTCGTCAGTCTCTTGCGCGCAAGGCACGCGGTTGCGGGTCAGTGATATGCAGCAGGCCATCCGCCAGCATGCTCGCGCCTCAAGACGCGGGCATGACGCTGCAGGCGCACGGGGCGGCGCCCCGCGCGAAGCTCGACGAATAGCGCATCACGTGCTTTGACGATCCGGCGGCCCGGCGATCCGGCGCTCAGCGTTGCGCGAGCAACATTCCACGCAGATCGTCGAACACCTGTTCGGCGCTCAGTTGCCGCAGGCAGTTCAGATGGCCCAACGGACATTCGCGCTGAAAGCACGGACTGCACTCGAGATGCAGCCATTGTACCTTTGCGAGGTCCGACAAGGGCGGCGTGTGGCGCGGATCGGTCGATCCGTACACGGCGACGAGCGGACGGCGCAGCGCGGCTGCGACGTGCATCAGCCCGGAATCGTTGGTGACGACGGCGCTCGCCCGCGAAATCAGCGCACAGGCTTCGCCCAGCGCGGTCTGGCCGCACAGGTTGCGCACGTTCGGCGCGCGGTCGGCGATGGCCTGGGCGATGGGTGCGTCTTTCGGCGAGCCGAGCGCGATGATCTTCGTGTACGGGAACGACTGGCCGACCATCTGCGCGAGCGCCGCGAAGTGTTCGGGCGGCCAGCGCTTCGCCGGGCCGTACTCGGCGCCGGGGCAGAACACCAGCAGCGGCACGCGCGTGTCCAGATTGAAGCGCGTCGACACGCGCGACGCTTCGTTCAGGTCGGCGTCGAGCCGGGGCGGCGGGAGATCCTCGGGCACTTTCGCGCCGGGCGCGTACGCAAGCGCCGCGTATTGGCCGACCATCGGCGGACGCTCGTCCTTGCGCGGGTTCGCGTGCCGCACGTTCAAGAGCCCGTAGCGGCTTTCGCCCGTGTAGCCGATGCGCAGCGGAATGCCCGCCATCCACGGAATCAGCGCGGACTTCAGCGAATTGGGCAGCACGTAAGCCGCGTCATAACCGACGTCGCGCAAGTCGCTCGCGAGCTGCCAGCGGCGCAGCATCTGCAGCTTGCCGTGCGCGAGATCGGTCGCGTAGACATCACGGATTTCCGGCATCCGTTCGAGCACAGGCGCGACCCAACTGGGCGCGACGGCATCGATCGCGATACGCGGATGCAATTTCACGAGGCGCGCAAACAGCGGCTGCGCCATCAATGCGTCACCGATCCAGTTCGGTGCGATAACCAACGCGCGACGCATCAGGGTGAGTTTCCGATGTCTAAAATAAGGCGCCGCGCGCTCGAGGCGCGCGGTGCCGGGTTGTCAGGGAGTGTGGACTGCAGCTCAGGCTATATCGGCGCGCGCGGCGGGAAGTTCAACCTTCCGCCCGCTCCATTGAGCGACGCGCGGCGCCGCAGCCCAGGCGGCAGATGAAGCGGTGCAGCGGATCAGTGACCCTTGATCACTTCGCCGTCGCGCAGCTTGTAGCGCGTGCTGCAGTAGGGGCAGCGCGCTTCGCCGTGCGTCACGTCGATAAAGACGCGCGGATGGTTGCTCCAGCGCGGCATCGACGGGTTCGGGCAATACGCGGGAAGATCTTTCGCCGACAGTTCGACCAGCGGCATTTCCTTGATTTCGCTCATAGGGACTTTCTCGTTGTATGCACAATGCGGGCGCGCCCGGCTTTCTGCCTGCCGCGACGTGCCCGTTCAGATTCAGATCTTCGTCAGCCAGTGCGCGTACTTCGCGCTCTTGCCGTTCACGATGTCGAAGAAGCCCGTTTGCAGCTTCTCCGTGATCGGGCCGCGCGTGCCCGAGCCGATGGTGCGGTTGTCGAGTTCGCGGATGGGCGTGACTTCGGCGGCCGTGCCCGTGAAGAACGCTTCGTCGCACGTATAGACTTCGTCGCGCGTGATGCGCTTTTCGATCACTTCGATGCCCGCATCTTTCGCCAGCGTAATAACGGTGTCGCGCGTGATGCCGTCGAGGCACGACGAGAGATCCGGCGTGTACAGCTTGCCGTTGTTCACGAGGAAGAAGTTCTCACCCGAGCCTTCCGACACATAGCCGTCGACGTCGAGCAGCAGCGCTTCGTCGTAGCCGTCGGCCGTGGCTTCCTGGTTCGCGAGGATCGAGTTGACGTACCAGCCCGACGCCTTCGCACGGACCATCGACACGTTCACGTGATGGCGCGTGAACGACGACGTCTTCACGCGGATGCCCTTCTTGATGCCGTCTTCGCCGAGATACGCGCCCCACGGCCATGCGGCGATCGCGACGTGAATGGTGTTGCCCTTGGCCGACACGCCCAGTTTTTCCGAGCCGACCCAGATGATCGGGCGCAGGTAGCACGACTCCAGCTTGTTCTCGCGGACGACTTCGCGCTGCGCGGCGGCGAGCGTTTCGTGGTCGAACGGAACGTCCATCTGGAAGATCTTGGCCGAGTTCAGCAGGCGCTTGGTGTGTTCCTGAAGACGGAAGATCGACGTGCCGCCGTCAACTGTCTTGTAGGCGCGCACGCCTTCGAAGACGCCCATGCCGTAGTGCAGCGTATGGGTGAGGACGTGGATCTTGGCGTCGCGCCAGTCGATGAGCTTGCCATCCATCCAGATCTTGCCGTCGCGGTCGGCCATTGACATACGATTCTCCAGGCGGTGCGGGTTCGCGGGTTCGGATTCTGACGTCTGATCGTGACGTCGCTAGTGACGTTCGACTGTGGCGTCGGTTTCGAGTGTTCGGCGCGTGGCGCGACCACGACAGATGCGTTCGGGCCACACAGCGAAAAGCGATATTTTAGCGTCTTTTGCACAATCAACGGGCATTTGCGGGCACCCCGGACGCTATAATCCGGCGGTCGCTGAAAACTAACCGGATGCGCCAGCGGCTGCTACACGATCTGGCGCTGACCTCCTGTCATCGTGGCGCTCGTCGCGCCGCGCTGCATTCGCCTCATGCTCGCTCGTTTGTCCGATCTCGACCGCCGCGCTTTCCGTGATGGCGCGCGCGCCTACTCGCCGACGCTGATGGCGATCTTCTCCTGGGGCCTCGTGACGGGCATCGCGATGAGCAAATCGGTGATGACCGTGCCGCAGTCGCTCGCGATGTCGCTGCTGGTCTACGCGGGCTCGTCGCAACTGGCCGTGCTGCCGCTGATGCTCGCCAAGCTGCCCGTCTGGACGATCCTGCTGACGGCCGCGATGGTCAACACGCGCTTCGTGATCTTCAGCGCGGGCCTCGCACCTCACTTTTCGTATCTGCCGCTGTACCGGCGGCTGCTGGTCGGCTATTTCAACGGCGACGTCATCTATCTGCTGTTCCAGAAGAAAAGCTTCCAGCCTGGCTATGTGCCCGGCAAGGAAGCGTATTTCTGGGGCATGGCCGTCGCAAGCTGGCTGTCGTGGCAGGTCTCGTCGATCATCGGCATCCTGCTGGCGAGCCTCTTTCCCGATAACTGGGGCCTCTCGCTCGCGGGCACGCTCGCGCTGATTCCCGTGATGGTGTCGGCGATCTCGTCGCGCTCCACGCTGGCGGCCGTGAGCGTCGCGGGTATCGTCGCGCTGGTCGCGTTCGATCTGCCGTATCGCCTCGCGCTGCCGCTTGCCGTCGTGACGGCGATCCTCGCGGGCACTGCCGCCGACGCGCTGGTCGAGCGCGCCGACCTGCGCCGCATTCGCAACAGAGCGGGGAGTCCAGGAGATACGCAATGAGCACGCTGCAGATCTGGCTCGCGATCATCGGGATGATGTTTGTCACAGCGCTGACACGCGCGCTGTTTCTGATCGGGGGTGAGCGCACGGTGCTGCCAGAGCGCGCGCAACGGATGCTGCGTTACGCGCCCGCGGCGGCGCTCGCGGCAGTGGTCGTACCGGACGTGCTCGTGACGGACAGCGGTGTGTCCGTCGCGCTGTCGAATCACGAGCTGTACGGCACGCTCGCTGGCCTTGCGTGGTTCCTGTGGCGGCGGACGATGCTCGGCACGATCGTCGTCGGAATGCTGGTGTTCACGGCGCTGCGGTTGATTTTCTGAGGGCGGTCGCCTTCGGGCGCGTGAATGTTGCGCTGCAATATCGCGCAACGCCCGCTGCGGCCGGCAAATACTGGGATTCGCTCGGACGGGCTTAGATCGGTCCGTCGATCGGTTAAAATGGCTGTCTCCCGGAACACGCGCGAAGCCGCCGGCACCGTTCTCGATTGGCTGTTCGCGCAGCGTCCGCACCGCCTTCCAATCAACTCGCATATCAATCATGAAACAGGTATTGCGTCTCTCCGATCTGATCGCCGAAGGCAAACTATCCGGCAAACGCGTGTTCATCCGCGCCGACCTGAACGTGCCGCAGGACGACGCCGGCAACATCACCGAAGACACCCGCATCCGCGCTTCCGTGCCCGCCATCAAGTCCGCGCTGGACGCGGGCGCGGCCGTCATGGTCACGTCGCACCTGGGCCGCCCGACGGAAGGCGACTTCAAGCCCGAAGACTCGCTCGCCCCCGTAGCGAAGCGTCTGGCCGAACTGCTCGGCCGCGACGTGCCGCTCGTGCAGAACTGGGTTGAGAACGGCGTGAACGTCGCGCCCGGCCAGGTCGTGCTGCTCGAAAACTGCCGCGTGAACAAGGGCGAAAAGAAGGATTCCGACGAACTCGCGCAGAAAATGGCGAAGCTCTGCGACATCTACGTGAACGACGCGTTCGGCACCTCGCATCGCGCCGAAGCGACCACGCACGGCATCGCGAAGTACGCGAGCGTTGCCTGCGCCGGCCCGCTGCTCGCGGCTGAACTCGAAGCGCTCGGCAAGGCGCTCGGCGCGCCGAAGCGTCCGCTGGTGGCGATCGTCGCGGGCTCGAAGGTGTCGACCAAGCTGACCATCCTGAAATCGCTGGCCGACAAGGTCGATCAGCTGATCGTCGGCGGCGGCATCGCGAACACGTTCATGCTGGCGGCCGGGCTGAAGATCGGCAAGTCTCTGGTCGAAGCGGATCTCGTCGAAGAAGCGAAGGTGATCATCGAGGCCGCGAAGGCGCGCGGCGCATCGGTGCCGATTCCGTCGGACGTGGTCACCGCGAAGGAGTTCTCGCCGACCGCGAAGGCCGAAATCAAGCAGGTCGCCGACGTCCAGGACGATGACCTGATCCTCGACATCGGGCCGGAAACGGCGAAGGCGCTCGCGTCGCAGCTCGAAAAGGCCGGCACGATCGTCTGGAATGGCCCCGTCGGCGTGTTCGAGTTCGATCAGTTCGGCAATGGCACGAAGACGCTTGCGGAAGCCATCGCGAAGTCGTCGGCGTACTCGATTGCAGGCGGCGGCGACACGCTCGCGGCCATCGCCAAGTACGGCATCCACGACAAGGTGAGCTATATCTCGACGGGCGGCGGCGCTTTCCTCGAGTTCCTCGAGGGCAAGAAGCTGCCCGCAGTCGCTGTGCTGGAATCGCGGGCCTGATAATGGCGACGCGCTCCCCCAACAAGCCTCAGAAGACGCGCAACGCGTCGCGCACGGCAGCGGCAGGGGAGCGCGCAGCGCGCTCCGCACAAGCGCTGCAACCCGAGGGCGCCGAACAGGCGGCCTCGCAACTTTCCGGCAACGCGCCAGTGGCACAGACCACAGCCGTCGCCGAGGAACAGAATTCCGAACTGGCCGTGATCGATGTCACGCAACATGAAGATGCGGCAGACACGGCAGCCGGTTCAAGCGCAACGGTGTCTCTCGCCTCAAACACCGAAGCCGATGCATCTCGATCCACGGCGCACGAAGCGCCGCGGGCAGCAGATATCGCAGCAGTCCCCCACGATTCGACGCCGGGCCTTCAAGGTTCGAAGGGAACGAACGGCGCACCACCCCATGTAGCACCGGTCGTTGCGCAGCCTCCGCATCCGACTCCCAACGTTCATCCCAGCGATCTTATCCAGACGAGGAGACTCATGCATCGCGCCACCAAGATTGTCGCAACCATCGGACCCGCATCCAGCACGCAGGAAATCCTGCTGCAGATGATTCAGGCGGGCGCCGACGTGGTGCGTCTCAACTTCTCGCACGGCACCGCCGACGATCATCGTCAACGCGCGGAGTTCGTACGTGAAGCGGCCCGGCAGGCAGGCCGCGAGGTCGGCATCATGGCCGACCTGCAAGGCCCGAAAATTCGTGTCGGCAAATTCGAAAACGGCAAAACCACGCTGATTGCCGGCAACACCTTCATCCTCGACGCCGAGTGCGAGCTCGGTAATGACGACCGCGTCGGCCTCGACTACAAGGATCTGCCGCGCGACCTGAAACCCGGCGACACGCTGCTGCTCAACGACGGCCTGATCGTGCTGAACGTCGCACGTGTGATCGGCACTGAGATTCACACTGTCGTGAAGATCGGCGGCGACCTGTCGAACAACAAGGGTATCAATCGCCAGGGTGGCGGCCTGACGGCGCCGGCGCTGACCGCGAAGGACATGGAAGACATCCGCACGGCGATGTCGCTCGGCGCGGATTACGTGGCCGTGTCGTTCCCGAAGAACGCGACGGACATGGAAATGGCGCGCCAGCTCGCGAATATCGCGGGCGCGCCGTACGGCATCAAGCCGAAGATGATCGCGAAGATCGAGCGCGCCGAGGCAATCCCGGCGCTGCAAGGCATTCTCGAAGCATCGGACGGCATCATGGTCGCGCGCGGCGACCTCGCCGTCGAAGTCGGCAACGCGGCCGTGCCCGCGCTGCAAAAGCGCATGATCAAGATGGCGCGCGACGCGAACAAGTTCGTGATCACGGCCACGCAGATGATGGAGTCGATGATCCACGCACCCGTGCCGACACGCGCCGAAGTGTCGGACGTCGCGAACGCGGTGCTGGACGGCACGGATGCCGTGATGCTGTCGGCGGAATCGGCGGCGGGCAAGTACCCGGTGCAGACCATCGAAACGATGGCTGCCATCTGCCTCGAAGCCGAGAAGTCCGAGCATGTCGAGCTGGACAAGGATTTCCTCGACCGCACGTTCACGCGTATCGACCAGTCCATCGCAATGGGTGCGCTGTTCACCGCTTACCACCTGGGCGCGAAGGCGATCGTCGCGTTGACGGAATCGGGCTCGACCGCGCTGTGGATGTCGCGTCACTGGACGCATGTGCCCATTTTCGCGCTCACGCCGCGTACGGGCAGCGAGCGCGCCATGGCGATCTACCGCAACGTGACGTCGCTGCACCTCGACACCAGCAGCGACCGCGACATCGCGCTTGCGCAGGCGCTCGAAGTGGTGGTCGGCAAGGGCTACGCGGCGCGCGGCGATATGGTCGTGCTGACGGTCGGCGAGCCGATGGGCCAGGCGGGCGGCACGAACACCCTGAAGATCGTGCGCGTAGGCGAGCCGGTCTGATCGGCGCTTGATGAGCCAGCCATAAACCGCCGTCAGAGCGAGTTACAGCGAGCCGGAAACGGCGCGGCTGAACGGCACGCGTGAAGCAGAGTGCCGTGTCCCCGAAAGAGGCGGCGCACCCAGTTTGGGAGAGTGCGCTCGGGACACGGTCTGCTTCGCGATAAAATTGCACGAAATTGCATAAATAGATGCCGTCGGCACAGATTTCGTTTCAATCTATGGAGTAATCAATGCCTCTCGTATCAATGCGTCAACTGCTGGACCATGCCGCCGAACACGGTTATGGACTTCCGGCATTCAACGTAAACAATCTGGAGCAGGTGCAGGCCATCATGGCGGCGGCGGATCAGGTCAATGCGCCCGTGATCATGCAGGCGTCGGCGGGCGCGCGTAAGTACTCGGGCGAGCCGTTCCTGCGTCATCTGATCGAAGCGGCTGTGGAGTCGTATCCGCACATTCCCGTCGTGATGCACCAGGACCACGGCCAGTCGCCGGCAGTCTGCATGGCCGCGATCCGCAGCGGCTTCACGAGCGTGATGATGGACGGCTCGCTCGAAGCCGACGGCAAGACGGTGGCGTCGTACGAGTACAACGTCGATGTGTCGCGCAAGGTCGTCGAAGCGGCGCATTCGATCGGCGTGACGGTTGAAGCGGAACTGGGCGTGCTCGGTTCGCTGGAAACCATGAAGGGCGACAAGGAAGACGGCCACGGCGCGGAAGGCACGATGACGCGCGAGCAACTGCTGACGGACGTCGAGCAGGCCGCCGACTTCGTGAAGCTCACGCAATGCGACGCACTGGCGATTGCGATCGGCACGTCGCACGGCGCGTACAAGTTCTCGAAGAAGCCGACGGGCGATATCCTGTCCATTCAGCGCATCAAGGAAATTCACCAGCGCATTCCGAACACGCACCTGGTGATGCACGGTTCGTCGTCGGTGCCGCAGGAACTGCTGGCGGAAATCCGCGAATTCGGCGGCGACATGAAGGAAACCTACGGCGTGCCCGTCGAGGAAATCCAGGAAGGCATCAAGTACGGCGTGCGCAAGGTCAACATCGACACCGATCTGCGTCTTGCCATCACGGGCGCGATCCGCCGCTACATGGCGGAAAACCGTTCGAAGTTCGATCCGCGCGACTACCTGAAGCCGGCTCGCGAAGCCGCGAAGAAGGTGTGTGTGGACCGTTACCTGGCGTTCGGCTGCGAAGGCCAGGCGTCGAAGATCAAGCCGGTCTCGCTGGACAAGATTGCTGAGAAGTACAAGGCGGGCGAGCTCGCGCAAGTCGTTCGCTAAGCGGCGGGCGGGCGCGCTTCGATGTCTGTCTGGCGCCCGTTTGTTCGCTGCTTGCGTGGTACGCACCTGGCCATCTGGCCAGGTTGTCGTCAGATCGCCGTTCCCGCATGATCAGGGGAACGGCGTTTCCCTTTTGTTTCGGGCAGTTTTTGCCCCATTTTTGTGAATCACGACGATGTCTACCCTCTACGAATCCACGCTCCGCTCGCTGCCGCTGCTCGGCCGCGGCAAGGTCCGCGACAACTACGCGGTGGGCAACGACCAGCTGCTGATCGTCACGACGGACCGTCTGTCCGCGTTCGACGTCATCATGGGCGAGCCGATTCCGAGTAAGGGACGCGTGCTGAACCAGATGGCCAATTTCTGGTTCGACAAGCTCGCGCACGTCGTGCCGAATCATTTGACGGGCGTCGCGCCGGAAACGGTCGTCGCGCCTGACGAGGTCGAGCAGGTGAAGGGCCGCGCAGTCGTGGTCAAGCGCCTCGAGCCGATTCTCGTCGAAGCGGTGGTGCGCGGTTATCTCGCGGGCAGCGGCTGGAAGGACTATCAGGCGACGGGCGCCGTGTGCGGCGTGCAGCTGCCGGAAGGCCTGCAGAACGCGCAAAAGCTGCCTGAGCCGATCTTCACGCCGGCAGCGAAGGCCGAAATGGGCCACCACGACGAAAACATCACGTATGAAGAGATGGAGCGCCGCATCGGCACCGAACTGTCGGCGACGATCCGCGACATCTCGATCCGCCTGTACAAGGAAGCGGCCGACTACGCGGCCACGCGCGGCATCATCATCGCCGACACGAAGTTCGAATTCGGTCTGGACGACAAGGGCCAACTGTACCTGATGGACGAAGCGCTGACGGCGGATTCGTCGCGCTTCTGGCCGGCGGACCAGTACCAGGTGGGCACGAACCCGCCGTCGTTCGACAAGCAGTTCGTGCGCGACTGGCTCGAAACCCAGCCGTGGAAGAAAGAGCCGCCCGCGCCGAAGCTGCCGGACGAAGTCGTCACAAAGACGGCCGAGAAGTATCAGGAAGCGCTCGAGCGCTTGACGGGTCAGAAACTGGCCTGAGCGCCACGCATATGGAAAACAGGCAAGATGAGTGAAGTCCAGACAGCACACACGCACAGCGCGCCGCTCGTCGGCGTGCTGATGGGTTCCAGTTCCGACTGGGACGTCATGAAGAACGCGGTCGCGATCCTGCAGGAATTCGGCGTGCCGTACGAAGCGAAGGTCGTGTCCGCGCACCGCATGCCGGACGAAATGTTCGCCTATGCTGAAAGCGCGCGCGAACGCGGCATCCGCGCGATCATCGCGGGCGCGGGCGGCGCGGCGCATTTGCCGGGCATGCTCGCGGCGAAGACGACGGTACCCGTGCTGGGCGTGCCCGTCGCGAGCAAGTATCTGAAGGGTGTCGATTCGCTGCATTCGATCGTGCAGATGCCGAAGGGCGTGCCCGTCGCGACGTTCGCGGTCGGCGAAGCGGGTGCCGCGAATGCCGCGCTGTTCGCGGTGTCGCTGCTCTCCGGCACGTCGCCGGAATATGCGGAGAAGCTCGCCGCGTTCCGCGTGCGCCAGAACCAGGCGGCTCACGCGATGACGCTGCCGCCGCTGTAACGCGTAGCAGTCAGACGTTGTAGTCCAGCGTCGCAGTGCAACGTCGTACTCCAATGTCGCAGTTCAATGTTTCACCCGGCCGATCCCCACATCGGCCGCGACCGACCACCAAGATGAATCCAGACAACACTCCGGTATCACCGATTCTGCCCGGCGCATGGCTTGGCATGGTCGGTGGCGGCCAGCTCGGCCGCATGTTCTGCTTCGCCGCGCAGGCGATGGGCTATCGCGTCGCCGTGCTCGATCCGGACGAGACCAGTCCGGCCGGCGCCGTCGCGGATCGCCATCTGCGCGCCGCCTACGACGACGAAGCGGCCCTCACCGAACTCGCGCGGCTGTGCGCGGCGGTGTCGACCGAGTTCGAGAACGTGCCGGCCGCGAGCCTCGATTTCCTTGCGCGCACCACGTTCGTCAGCCCGGCAGGGCGCTGCGTCGCCGTCGCGCAGGATCGCATTGCGGAGAAGCGCTTCATCGCGTCGTCGGGTGTGCCCGTTGCGCCGCATGTCGTGATCGAATCGTCGGATGCGCTCGCTGCGCTCAATGATGCCGCGCTCGAAGCCGTGCTGCCCGGCATTCTGAAGACTGCGCGCATGGGCTACGACGGCAAGGGGCAGGTGCGGGTCGGCAACGCGGCTGAAGTGCGTGCGGCCCATGCGTCGCTGGGCGGCGTGCCGTGCGTGCTCGAAAAGCGTTTGCCCTTGAAGTTCGAAGTGTCGGCGCTGATCGCGCGCGGCGCGACGGGTTGCTCGACCGTGTATCCGCTCGCGCAGAACACGCATCGCAACGGCGTGCTGTCGCATACCATCGTGCCCGCACCCGACGCGAGCGCGACGCTCGTCGAACAGGCACAGCAGGCCGCGCTGCAGATCGCGGACAAGCTCGGCTACGTCGGTGTGCTGTGCGTCGAGTTCTTCATTCTCGAAGACGGCACGCTGGTCGCGAACGAAATGGCGCCGCGTCCGCACAACTCCGGCCACTACACGGTCGACGCCTGCGCGACGAGCCAGTTCGAACAGCAGGTGCGCGCAATGACAGG contains these protein-coding regions:
- a CDS encoding nuclear transport factor 2 family protein, whose product is MPRFAHIFEAAADTLNAYYQAVAEVNIDSLMGLWIDEEFVSCICADGSHLHGLDAIRSGLTVQLEAQPVSIEPLDIRVYDSLGTVVYAIAEAHRPADPAAVPAMIFTTYVMVHERGEWKIAHIHASAMPNETASQFAAKMRHGQGALH
- the waaF gene encoding lipopolysaccharide heptosyltransferase II — encoded protein: MRRALVIAPNWIGDALMAQPLFARLVKLHPRIAIDAVAPSWVAPVLERMPEIRDVYATDLAHGKLQMLRRWQLASDLRDVGYDAAYVLPNSLKSALIPWMAGIPLRIGYTGESRYGLLNVRHANPRKDERPPMVGQYAALAYAPGAKVPEDLPPPRLDADLNEASRVSTRFNLDTRVPLLVFCPGAEYGPAKRWPPEHFAALAQMVGQSFPYTKIIALGSPKDAPIAQAIADRAPNVRNLCGQTALGEACALISRASAVVTNDSGLMHVAAALRRPLVAVYGSTDPRHTPPLSDLAKVQWLHLECSPCFQRECPLGHLNCLRQLSAEQVFDDLRGMLLAQR
- a CDS encoding zinc-finger domain-containing protein, with the protein product MSEIKEMPLVELSAKDLPAYCPNPSMPRWSNHPRVFIDVTHGEARCPYCSTRYKLRDGEVIKGH
- a CDS encoding branched-chain amino acid transaminase; its protein translation is MSMADRDGKIWMDGKLIDWRDAKIHVLTHTLHYGMGVFEGVRAYKTVDGGTSIFRLQEHTKRLLNSAKIFQMDVPFDHETLAAAQREVVRENKLESCYLRPIIWVGSEKLGVSAKGNTIHVAIAAWPWGAYLGEDGIKKGIRVKTSSFTRHHVNVSMVRAKASGWYVNSILANQEATADGYDEALLLDVDGYVSEGSGENFFLVNNGKLYTPDLSSCLDGITRDTVITLAKDAGIEVIEKRITRDEVYTCDEAFFTGTAAEVTPIRELDNRTIGSGTRGPITEKLQTGFFDIVNGKSAKYAHWLTKI
- a CDS encoding AzlC family ABC transporter permease, whose protein sequence is MLARLSDLDRRAFRDGARAYSPTLMAIFSWGLVTGIAMSKSVMTVPQSLAMSLLVYAGSSQLAVLPLMLAKLPVWTILLTAAMVNTRFVIFSAGLAPHFSYLPLYRRLLVGYFNGDVIYLLFQKKSFQPGYVPGKEAYFWGMAVASWLSWQVSSIIGILLASLFPDNWGLSLAGTLALIPVMVSAISSRSTLAAVSVAGIVALVAFDLPYRLALPLAVVTAILAGTAADALVERADLRRIRNRAGSPGDTQ
- a CDS encoding AzlD domain-containing protein, which codes for MSTLQIWLAIIGMMFVTALTRALFLIGGERTVLPERAQRMLRYAPAAALAAVVVPDVLVTDSGVSVALSNHELYGTLAGLAWFLWRRTMLGTIVVGMLVFTALRLIF
- a CDS encoding phosphoglycerate kinase → MKQVLRLSDLIAEGKLSGKRVFIRADLNVPQDDAGNITEDTRIRASVPAIKSALDAGAAVMVTSHLGRPTEGDFKPEDSLAPVAKRLAELLGRDVPLVQNWVENGVNVAPGQVVLLENCRVNKGEKKDSDELAQKMAKLCDIYVNDAFGTSHRAEATTHGIAKYASVACAGPLLAAELEALGKALGAPKRPLVAIVAGSKVSTKLTILKSLADKVDQLIVGGGIANTFMLAAGLKIGKSLVEADLVEEAKVIIEAAKARGASVPIPSDVVTAKEFSPTAKAEIKQVADVQDDDLILDIGPETAKALASQLEKAGTIVWNGPVGVFEFDQFGNGTKTLAEAIAKSSAYSIAGGGDTLAAIAKYGIHDKVSYISTGGGAFLEFLEGKKLPAVAVLESRA
- the pyk gene encoding pyruvate kinase, whose amino-acid sequence is MHRATKIVATIGPASSTQEILLQMIQAGADVVRLNFSHGTADDHRQRAEFVREAARQAGREVGIMADLQGPKIRVGKFENGKTTLIAGNTFILDAECELGNDDRVGLDYKDLPRDLKPGDTLLLNDGLIVLNVARVIGTEIHTVVKIGGDLSNNKGINRQGGGLTAPALTAKDMEDIRTAMSLGADYVAVSFPKNATDMEMARQLANIAGAPYGIKPKMIAKIERAEAIPALQGILEASDGIMVARGDLAVEVGNAAVPALQKRMIKMARDANKFVITATQMMESMIHAPVPTRAEVSDVANAVLDGTDAVMLSAESAAGKYPVQTIETMAAICLEAEKSEHVELDKDFLDRTFTRIDQSIAMGALFTAYHLGAKAIVALTESGSTALWMSRHWTHVPIFALTPRTGSERAMAIYRNVTSLHLDTSSDRDIALAQALEVVVGKGYAARGDMVVLTVGEPMGQAGGTNTLKIVRVGEPV
- the fba gene encoding class II fructose-bisphosphate aldolase (catalyzes the reversible aldol condensation of dihydroxyacetonephosphate and glyceraldehyde 3-phosphate in the Calvin cycle, glycolysis, and/or gluconeogenesis); this translates as MPLVSMRQLLDHAAEHGYGLPAFNVNNLEQVQAIMAAADQVNAPVIMQASAGARKYSGEPFLRHLIEAAVESYPHIPVVMHQDHGQSPAVCMAAIRSGFTSVMMDGSLEADGKTVASYEYNVDVSRKVVEAAHSIGVTVEAELGVLGSLETMKGDKEDGHGAEGTMTREQLLTDVEQAADFVKLTQCDALAIAIGTSHGAYKFSKKPTGDILSIQRIKEIHQRIPNTHLVMHGSSSVPQELLAEIREFGGDMKETYGVPVEEIQEGIKYGVRKVNIDTDLRLAITGAIRRYMAENRSKFDPRDYLKPAREAAKKVCVDRYLAFGCEGQASKIKPVSLDKIAEKYKAGELAQVVR
- a CDS encoding phosphoribosylaminoimidazolesuccinocarboxamide synthase; this translates as MSTLYESTLRSLPLLGRGKVRDNYAVGNDQLLIVTTDRLSAFDVIMGEPIPSKGRVLNQMANFWFDKLAHVVPNHLTGVAPETVVAPDEVEQVKGRAVVVKRLEPILVEAVVRGYLAGSGWKDYQATGAVCGVQLPEGLQNAQKLPEPIFTPAAKAEMGHHDENITYEEMERRIGTELSATIRDISIRLYKEAADYAATRGIIIADTKFEFGLDDKGQLYLMDEALTADSSRFWPADQYQVGTNPPSFDKQFVRDWLETQPWKKEPPAPKLPDEVVTKTAEKYQEALERLTGQKLA
- the purE gene encoding 5-(carboxyamino)imidazole ribonucleotide mutase; this translates as MSEVQTAHTHSAPLVGVLMGSSSDWDVMKNAVAILQEFGVPYEAKVVSAHRMPDEMFAYAESARERGIRAIIAGAGGAAHLPGMLAAKTTVPVLGVPVASKYLKGVDSLHSIVQMPKGVPVATFAVGEAGAANAALFAVSLLSGTSPEYAEKLAAFRVRQNQAAHAMTLPPL